The DNA region aataattttataatagaaatagcCTTATGTACAAAAGCTTGCCGCGCCGGTCGACTCGTTCTTTATCTCCTTAGCGCTCTTTCGAAATTAATTCGAATACATAAGTAATTACTACATCCAAAGCTCCATTGATTTCTAATAACAGTCCCCTATCGtaatattattactgtatatCGGTTACACAACGGTCtgttttttgttacaaaacaaataaatacttataaaataatcaaagttATAAAGCTATTGAAAACTTTAAGAAATGGGTATAAATAAGGGTAATTGAGAACTGGTTATTGAATGGCGCATGGATCTGGGTGCGAACAAAAGCAACGTCTTTTTCGTGCAAACCTACCGACCGAATCAATACTCAATAATCATTGTTAACTAGTCattgtaactaaaatataatgaagCAATGTCGCGGCCTTCGCAGTCTCGATCTTATGACGGTTATCGTCCGACGAGTATGCGTGAGGACATCAATTGAAGATAAATGTCGAATAAGCTGGACGCGTTTTTTCATCCTATCaagaacaaaaacataataaatcaaaaaatgTCTTTTGTGCAACATGTTCTTTTTACATTTCGAaacaaaagaacaaaaaatgGTCTGGTTTTTGCACTACCTCGCCTTGCGATTATGCAAATGGCACGACAATAAACTGCCAAAGTGTAACATTCacgaaactatatttttttatgatggaCAATTGAAATcctaaatagtttatataataggCAACTACTTAACAAGGCTATATCAGTAGTTTTACCAGGAATATATTCACAGAAGGTATACACGaccgttacatttttttttagtattattataaaccaatgtactttaaataataataaaaagagctAACTCCGAAGAGAGCTAACGAGTAAAAGTTGACTGCAAGCGACGTTGGCGCGGCTCTACATGGGAGGAACTCGTATACCGGCTCAGCGTCACAAGGCGCTAGGCCCAAGGCAAGCACCCACTACGCAGAGTGCATGCGTAAGTCAGTTGGCGAATCCGGCGTCACCGGTCTTCGTGGGAGTGACAGGTCTTCTGGTTCTGTTTGCTCAGGCCACTCATCCCAGCGCCAATCGGGTGCAACGGTCGCTGGCGGGCTAGGTGTGCCAGGCTCACAACCATTACCTGAGCATCGGTGTAGGGCAGCGGCCTGCCGCCGCCTAAATCTAGCACCACAACGACATGCGAATGGTGCATCTCCTTCATGTACTAGTGCATGAGCTTTAAGCTGATTTGAATCAGAAAATCGAGCGGGACAGCGCGCGCACGCATACGGACGTTCACCAGTATGAACGCGGAGATGTCGCCTCAAATTTGCAACTTGTACAAAGTGACGTGGACAATGCGGACAACTGTACGGTTTCTCTCCAGTGTGAAGGCGTAGGTGCGTTTTCAAGTGATGGTCACGAGTAAAGCGTTTGTGGCATTCGCCACATTCAAACGGCTTTTCACCGGTATGCGTACGTTCGTGATTCTGAAGAACATGTTTGTAGCCAAAGGATCTAGAGCAAACCTTGCATGTAAACAGCTTGTCTCTAGGTGGATCAGTAGCTCCGGGTGAAGATCCAGATGAGGGAGGCGAAAGTGGTGCATTTGATGAAGTATCATCAAGCTTAGGAGTACGTCGACGTTTACGTGTGCGCTCCAACTCGGGTGCAGGTGGAGGTAATAATGGTGCAGGGGGTGACGGCGGCCAGGCAGCTAACAGTGCTCCTGAGTAAAGTTCAGCCGGCAGACCTGCCACTAAGGCGGCTGCTCGACTCGCTAGCAGCCTTTCTGCCAACATCGGTAGTGACTCTTCACGCATACTTGACAGCGATCTTACCGAGACTCCTGTgaacaaatgttttttattcttaaatgtacataaattatgcaatttttatagtttttattatttataattcataaaatttatcatgATCACTTCCGTCGTGGTTTTAGAAGTCTCAACCTAAACAAACAGGAACCCATACCTATCGATAGCATACTTATCAGcaaaatactacaaaaaaacaagtaaaaactaTGTCAGACGCAGCGAAGGAAACATTTGGTCGCAATCACGGCGTTGCAAGTTGTTTCCGCCCCGACCTGTTGCGCAAATTGCCTCCGTGACTAAATAGTATAGattcatttttaaacaatttataatttgaaagctTTACTTCTATTAATATTGTGATAATTTAAATCACAATGTTGTAAGCTGAGTTATGCTTCCGCTAATTATTGTATTGAGGGGGGGGGTAGAGGTCGCGGGCGGCGTGCCCGTCCGAACCACTTACCTATATAATGGAATTAATTATTCCTCAAGCGGCAGACTCCGCCTGCGCGTTCCAcccaaattatattcaaatattaattccGACGAAGAAAAGCCTTTTTGAGaacacttaattaaaattagacaaAATCATAATTGAAAGTTCTCCTCGAGGCGTGAAGACTCCGGCGAGGAGAGAAGCGCCTATCTAATATTATCTACTTAACTGGGAAATTAATTTTGGACCGACTTCGAATTCTGTCTTTTACAATTCATTAAgtaatgcttaatatttatttttcaaataatataaaaacgaattattttatGGTGGCTATCtcgcataattattattagtaattaattaaggaTAATTTAAATCTCCTAATTCTCGTTCTTTTTAATGATACTAATGACGGTTTGGCGAGcgtgtattgtataaatatataaaaatatatttatatttataagcaaatttaGTTACAGTATCTATTTACAGTTTATGATTAGACAGAGCTCGCACGTACAACGGGCTTATcccataactttttaataacattcCCCTCGTCGTTTCGCGGACGAACTGCGAACCGACTTGCGATCAGAattataatttcactaaaattataaaCCTGGTAAGAATGTTTATGATATTAGGTTACCTAAATTTCACTCAATTTGgtgttaattgtaatatttattacattactactactactggtAGGTACTTAAAAatgtatcttttaattttataatacgtttattctttgtatataggttcataaaaaattaaattaaaataaagtttgttatcaaaattattaaggTAATAAAAATCATGTTGAAATATCATAGCATTGTTAGcgtcctttttattatttagggaCAAGCCGTCGGGGAATAAGTAGGCGATCAATTTGAGCATTACCTTATGGCGCACCCTTCCGTGCGACGCTTTTTATGTGCTAAAGAGTTGTAATTATCCCCTCTTTATACGCCataaatatttgtcaataaCCCGTACTCAATACTTTTATGGACTGCCTGCGGCCGCCACTCCATAACTCATTATTGCGCAAGGGTTCATCTCATACATAATGACTCaatgatatttttgtataacgGCGTAAGTACCAGCTCGCTTAAAAAGTCATCTCTGTTTTCTTGCATATAACTTTGTAATTTTGATCGATGAATAGTTTgagtattaattaattcttatagcGAACGAACACAGCttcattagtattattttaataaattggcGGACTGGCGTAGGGTCACTTGGTGGTactggtcaccaccgcctatcgctaatgcgccaccaaccttcggaactaagatttctacaatactatatattactatttggcggtagagtaTGTGATAAGTCAATGgtccctacccagacgggctccaacaaagccctaccactaagtaaataaatataaaataagtgaagCCTTTCGATTTGTATTTGGTCATGGTgattatttattgcattaaatcAATTGACCtggttttattgtatttgacaTAACAGTAAGTTTAAAGGTTTATTACAATGTCTACGGGAACTGtattgaaatacaatttattttaagatttcatatgtatttatttaaaacatttaccatgttttttataataaaacattattatttactaaaattatatttagcaaATTGATTTCTATGATAAATATGTTGTTGACTTATGTAAAACATGTttactattgaaataaatttgctGAATATAATGTAGATAGTAAAATACTTATTCTCGAATAATGTAGTTAAATGATATGCGAAGTAAAatctttcataataaattattagatacGAGTATAAACTGTTGTTGCCGAAAGACGTTTTAAACCATGAGCCCAAATTAATCAAGGCAACATTAATAGGATTTAcctatttttttagttttaagctaCGTAAGTGAACACCGAAATGTACGGATTACGATCTAGTATGGTTTCAGTCTTTAAGGGTTAAGCGAAAACCCGTACATGCCACAGAATACTATTGTGGCTTCTCCAAAACTTTTCATTACGAAACAACTAATTCAATCATTATTTTTCTAACAGGTAGAAATAATTTTGCATAGTTTTACACGTTGTTTGAGCACGCagggtttttaatataaaaatattgttatagaaCGAATTAAGTCATTTTACACAGAAACGTGTAAAATccgttactattttataatttattggttGTGTACATACTCACTTTATGTAATACGTACTTACTTTATGTGAGTAAGTGAATAAGCATATTCGGGACATTAGctgtcatttattattaaaacagcttcatattgaaatatgaaattagtttttttaacaatattgctTCGCTGTTACAACGTTATTTGCACAGAGtctattagtaaaaatattttgtattaacgaTTTAATGTTCGTTTtatacttctcctcaaaaagaggagaggaggcctttagcccagcagtgggacactcacaggctgttacggtttataCTTCATTTCAAGAAATTGCTTAATGCTtagctataataataacaaataaaattgtacgcAATAAcgagtataattaattaatcacctCATTATTGTGTAATACAACAttactcatttttttaataacctaatctgaatatataaaagaataattaacttctaagttatatataatcacTTATTGTTATTGCAATTGAATGAATTATTCACTTACTATAACTAATATTAGCTCGATATTACTGaacttttctttttctataaACATAATAGATAAAGTTACACATAgtcaaaattgttattttctttaataagctCTTTTAATTGACACACTGTAAATTGCACACATTCACGAAAACTCATTTTTAAGTGAttacttaacaaaaataattgtaatgtaaaaaaatgccCGTAGGTAAATGCTACGATCGCGTGTTTTTTAGTTATTCGTAGCGGATCGTAGCACGACACTAGACGTTCGCTACAGACTACGGTTCACTGAATCTGCAAAGCTCTCGAATGCAAATAAACCATGTGTGCGACAGCCTCGCTCGTCCAATAGCGGCGTTCGCTACACGCATGTCGTGAACCGCtaacttttaaaacttttcataCGTGACGCATTTGAAAACTCacctttatacaaattatactataaacatAACATTGTACAAACCTCTGGAATTCTGATTCGACCGCAATGACAAGGCCATTTCTCACCCCAACTTCatgaaattcatttattttcgcACTCGAAACGTCTTAGCTAGAGCGTTATAGGCTATTCAATGAAAATGATTAGCGATATTAATAAGAAACAGGTTAACTAGTGCGACGAGTTTGACATGTTCCGCCGGTACGGACTCGCGTTTACGAATGAAGGTTGCGCAAAGTACGAACGCGCTCTGTGGGACCTACCACAACACTGGCGATGGCGCGGTGCTGTCCAGCCGCCCCTCGCCGTAAACACACCCCCACGCCCCTCCCTGGCCGCCGCTCGCTCCCCGCACCCTGCACCCCACCCCGGTGCACTCCACGTGCACGCAATGCATTCACTTTTTATGGCCGCTACTACATTATGTTTCTCTCTACTAGTTTTTTAGCCCCTGTAACGAGCATCACATAAGCACTTTTTATGTTTACGAGCAGCTCCCATTTCGAGCGGGCGGTGCTTTCTTCTGTTACTAATTTGAGACCGACCATCGTTTTTTATCGTTAGTAAGACTTACTgcgaatatatacaaatatatatttgtatatatatattttttttcttgcatACTCATTAGTTGCTTATTACTGGTTGCGGTTTCATTAATTGTCTAatgtaataaagattattatgtaacttttgcttaatttattttatgattatgtgtgtttaatttaaatgtaaaaatttttatGACTAttacctattatttatttttatatgctacAGTAAgtgtttatatacaatattaaaaaaatctgaagCGAGTTATTGcctgtatttgtaattttaaggaTATATCGTGGAGCAAtattatcgataaaaatatatacaccgggatttaaatgttttatgtctCTTTTTGCACAAGTTATGCAGAAAACCCTGGACatcaaatagtatttttttaatcaattttgataCCTGATAACTTAATTTACATCTTAAACAAATTGGGAAACTATTTCAAGTGATAGCCAAACAATAATCCAATTTGTGAATACGCAAACGGCGCCGGGATTACAATAGTCCatagataaatatgtaaataaaatacatatagatCATATTATAtggatttgttttatattttagcaaCAAACATAGGTACTGCTTATTACATTGGCGTTAACCCTATGTtgcttttgttatattatatacttttaatataaaaacaaatacaacagctttgttaatacataataaaaatggaattaaTTGCTTGCTTGACAATAATGAGAGCTCGCGTGGTTTTAACATTGTACTTTTTTGAGTAATTAACGTAATATAAGCATATTGCGCTTATATTCTGTTATGACTTCGTCCTTCAATAACTCCTGAGGCAACTATTGACTCAAAGAcaacacataaaaaaacataagtgtCAGGACACAGAGGCGTATCGCGTAAATTAAACGTTTTTATCGCGCACACGGCTTCGGCTATTTTTACCGTTTCCACTATTTATACCGACTCTAGTAGCACGCGCCCTACGCTCTACGCGCTTTTTATCCAGACACAAGGAAGCTCTGCGGTCGTTCCTCTAATAACTCTATTATTAGGATAACTTACGTGACAGATGGTGATATTTATTACATGATACTCGTACATAGCGATACTATGTGTTGCACTCAAATCAACTTCCAATTAAACAACATTAAATCCATAAAAGATTAAACACACAAGTAACATTCAATAACTTAgcttcgtattttatttttaataaagatataattatgacgatacaaaagttaaataaacaataaataggtataatactatatttaactaacttaaaatactataattaaaaaactatactGCTTATTTCACAATATACGGTTATAAGATTGTTAGTTTTTTAAAGAAGTGTTCCCACCTGCTG from Nymphalis io chromosome 4, ilAglIoxx1.1, whole genome shotgun sequence includes:
- the LOC126781628 gene encoding protein krueppel-like, whose amino-acid sequence is MALSLRSNQNSRGVSVRSLSSMREESLPMLAERLLASRAAALVAGLPAELYSGALLAAWPPSPPAPLLPPPAPELERTRKRRRTPKLDDTSSNAPLSPPSSGSSPGATDPPRDKLFTCKVCSRSFGYKHVLQNHERTHTGEKPFECGECHKRFTRDHHLKTHLRLHTGEKPYSCPHCPRHFVQVANLRRHLRVHTGERPYACARCPARFSDSNQLKAHALVHEGDAPFACRCGARFRRRQAAALHRCSGNGCEPGTPSPPATVAPDWRWDEWPEQTEPEDLSLPRRPVTPDSPTDLRMHSA